In Rutidosis leptorrhynchoides isolate AG116_Rl617_1_P2 chromosome 2, CSIRO_AGI_Rlap_v1, whole genome shotgun sequence, one genomic interval encodes:
- the LOC139894391 gene encoding uncharacterized protein isoform X2: MDKNKNRTDLLAAGRKKLQQYRQKKDGKGSKSSGKGSKPDFDVVTEESSSIGKPTKGKKHVAATEATVQHSSTEDVDLSSADVATQDISTSSLPIEISEAGESVGHSGPDENQQCSNRDDEIPTQRDDELPTHHDDEMLTHRDDEMPTHHVDEIPTVSSSRTVDVEEKPETGDEPVTPVGLKAVLHGNFSRKAGEFKDASGEDQEDNHSSLIDLEVAERAQVNSGDVDEDIKMDYTVSTTEQIIENEDSGSNKADPNSLSVITSSDSEHTIQPKEETVAGFQGDEELPPTSGDYVVNPVSLTQLAKALQILGEDEFRFVMAERDSCLGRDVKKDGDIKSGSIEFSDRLKDQLYINSYEKELMYLQLCEDSNKRAELDNEKVFLNASLGDVEEKNKILSEDLIKCRAELDRVTGEMEKLQMQFSFSKTEMDRCSARIEEFQVELERSEHQLSNVSSELVDSRSLLSDLQAKNENLNVKVASLTEEKQKKEMEKDGEILKNEKLTKEIMELKSLMELSQAENVDLKERFALVMEEKAKLENEKEIFVSEKESLLTELVESKRLIEALQGLNANSNEDKSKLEEANKHYVEENKKYAMEILESQHLVESLRSEVANFENEKTRLGDEISHLIVEKEEALTKLTNSKTLMKDLQTEYEKSMAALKDGAQRIEQLTVENVTLTSNLEVYREKISEFDDWKMKSEQRDFQESISIQDNSQHLVEGSDPKLEEQISNLEETLIKHVILDEFVKQYVFTVEAKKGELIDLCEDLRQEGTTIKTKNFELTEKLCNSESRISALQAEVDELQQLETIYRKLDTSIGLIETSVDQNISTRVATSVNQALAVIHDLHGKLEDALRKHDMLSDSYKEMTEKVKDLEGRNELASYVIHKVFDNLQKIVDDIGPFTQENEDDTTKEELDHLEISNYDIFIEKLIMMLHERAQLESKNREYNVELLRKMKDLEELNKRCVGPDVIVKLFEDIQSSVTLDDIEIKPDEPASSLESLIHSLVKNLKTNEMRSIDMQNELDHLTFSIVSYEIESHILKGSLMSAMEQLVTVQSEVQSKEKELHQSEQRVSALREKLHIAVTKGKGLIQQRDTLKQNLTATSSELDKCLHELQLKDATLQETETKLKNYSEAGERMEALESELSYIRNSATALRESFLLKDSVLQRIEEILEDLDLPEDFHVRDIIEKIDWLAKSVSQNPFPVSNSDQTGSIPIERTRSYPGSVSRALDGWREDLEPTVSSDDELRRNYEELQNKFYELAEQNEMLEQSLMERNNLVIRWEEVLDKINMPQQLRSLDPEDRIEWLRVALLEANDRCDLLQQDIHDLEKTRETSAADLEESQRRLVDLDSAVKSTTDEREQLFASLEVRNQDYDKICEKVALYETEIDKLKNEVGALQLKLDEKLSNEVASYQTEIGKLENEVSELQLRLDEKHADKEHMDHLNGEIRRLQNLVKNMLQVPQTEAPDSNSNDIQFLEGLLNELAEKHITETTRLTHGERSVDLSNMNEELGKKLEEVEGDLARVKDERDKHVEKSQSLVLEIESLQIKNKEMQNSLVQEEQKTAAVKEKLNVAVRKGKSLVQVRDSMKQTISDLTSQVERLTAEIKVRENTILEFQQKMKDLFTSQELVETKESEIQFLKNRLEEANGELQDKTNTLSMILRALGEIDLGVDFKTNDPFEKMKQIVKVLQDLEDAMSSSEQDSRKSKRAAELLLAELNEVQERNEDLLEELSKITMERDSVEAANRESLTRIEQLSALHLEERNSQFTELMNLKASLDQLRPGLSKIYNIISDVLPKDLDHLYNLEASINSLLESSDASNVGGQTLSSSHGGISLRPEFKVSKTEELHKDNQIIDSWRFIGSHMQDLMNNVNVCEEKLQSYSKFLHEKIVDLSETMSALHQEVTSHKYSIESAKEEIAWLESNGKQNETENVMLHKYISILYEACKNSVLEIEKSKGQIVANDSLGHDIFSGETLTVSEERITSMVNRLLSLVKEFHSVQSENLEVNLKEMKATISNLQRELTEKDVQKDRMCVDLVGQIKRAEAAAMSHLQELETSKTQINDLNGQCKVLEQRVKELEGQEIILVDLHEKVKSLTDALTAKEQENEALLQALDEEEGQMDDLTNKITELEKSVQQKNLDLDNSEAARSKALKKLSVTVSKFDELHHLSETLVSEVDKLQSQLQERDSEISFLRDEITRCTSDSLQALETDKRDLTEIQDILTWLDSMVSGVEMNNTRLDGNKIDQVDECKEVLKKQITSIISDLIDLRQVAQSKDDLLRIERSKVDELIRKRDHLESSLREKQSRLSLHEKDGDSAQGTSTGSEIVEVESVINKWPMQGTSMAPQVRSLRKVNNDQLAISIDDMDSDDKDKLEDDDDDKAHGFKSLTTSKLVPRFTRPVTDFVDGLWVSCDRTLMRQPALRLSLILYWALMHALLAVFVV, translated from the exons ATGGATAAAAATAAAAATCGTACCGATCTGCTCGCTGCTGGCCGTAAAAAG CTACAACAGTATCGGCAGAAAAAGGATGGCAAAGGCAGTAAATCCTCAGGCAAGGGTAGTAAACCCGATTTTGATGTAGTTACCGAAGAATCATCTTCCATTGGTAAACCAACAAAGGGAAAGAAACATGTTGCCGCCACAGAAGCAACTGTCCAACATTCGTCAACAGAGGATGTTGATTTATCTAGTGCTGATGTGGCGACTCAAGACATCTCCACATCAAGTTTACCAATAGAAATTTCTGAAGCTGGTGAGTCAGTTGGTCATTCAGGTCCAGATGAAAATCAGCAATGTTCTAATCGTGATGATGAGATACCGACTCAACGTGATGATGAGTTACCGACTCATCATGATGATGAGATGCTGACTCATCGTGATGATGAGATGCCAACTCATCATGTTGATGAGATACCAACTGTTTCTTCTTCAAGGACAGTTGATGTTGAAGAAAAACCTGAAACTGGGGATGAACCAGTGACACCTGTTGGTTTGAAGGCCGTACTCCATGGCAACTTTTCCCGTAAAGCAGGTGAATTTAAAGATGCAAGTGGGGAAGATCAG GAAGATAATCATTCCAGTTTGATAGATCTTGAAGTGGCTGAAAGAGCTCAAGTTAATTCAGGGGATGTTGATGAAGATATTAAGATGGATTATACAGTTAGCACAACGGAACAAATTATTGAAAATGAAGATTCAGGCTCTAATAAAGCAGATCCAAATTCTTTATCTGTGATCACATCTTCTGATTCTGAACATACAATTCAACCAAAAGAAGAAACAGTGGCGGGATTTCAAGGTGATGAAGAGTTGCCACCTACATCAGGTGATTATGTGGTCAACCCAGTTAGCCTCACTCAGCTTGCAAAGGCATTGCAGATTCTAGGTGAAGATGAATTCAGGTTTGTGATGGCCGAAAGAGATTCGTGTCTTGGTAGGGATGTAAAGAAAGATGGTGATATCAAGTCTGGCTCTATAGAGTTTTCTGATAGACTCAAAGACCAGTTATACATCAACAGTTATGAAAAAGAGTTAATGTACTTACAGCTATGTGAAGACTCAAATAAACGGGCAGAACTTGATAATGAGAAGGTATTTCTTAATGCTTCTCTTGGTGATGTTGAAGAGAAGAACAAAATTCTGTCTGAAGATCTTATCAAATGTAGGGCAGAGCTGGATAGAGTTACAGGTGAAATGGAGAAGCTTCAGATGCAGTTTTCTTTCTCAAAGACCGAAATGGACCGGTGTTCTGCCCGTATTGAGGAGTTCCAGGTTGAACTTGAGAGGTCTGAACATCAGTTGTCAAATGTGTCATCTGAATTGGTTGATAGCAGGAGTTTGTTGTCAGATTTGCAGGCTAAAAATGAAAACCTGAATGTGAAAGTTGCTTCATTGACTGAAGAGAAACAAAAGAAAGAAATGGAAAAAGATGGTGAGATTCTTAAGAATGAAAAGTTAACAAAAGAGATAATGGAGTTAAAATCTTTAATGGAATTATCTCAGGCTGAGAACGTCGACCTCAAAGAAAGGTTTGCTCTTGTAATGGAGGAGAAGGCTAAActggaaaatgaaaaagaaatctttgtttctgaaAAAGAGAGTCTGTTAACCGAATTGGTGGAATCGAAGAGATTAATTGAAGCACTTCAGGGGTTGAATGCAAATTCAAATGAGGATAAAAGTAAACTTGAAGAAGCAAACAAGCATTATGTTGAGGAGAATAAGAAATATGCGATGGAAATATTGGAATCCCAGCATTTGGTCGAAAGTTTACGTTCAGAAGTTGCAAACTTTGAAAATGAGAAAACCAGACTTGGAGACGAGATAAGTCATCTGATTGTAGAAAAGGAGGAAGCTTTGACAAAACTCACAAACAGCAAAACTTTAATGAAGGATCTGCAGACTGAATATGAGAAGTCCATGGCCGCCTTAAAAGATGGGGCCCAGCGTATTGAACAACTTACTGTGGAAAATGTCACTCTTACTAGTAATTTGGAAGTGTACAGAGAGAAGATTAGTGAATTTGATGACTGGAAAATGAAGTCTGAGCAAAGGGACTTTCAGGAAAGTATATCCATTCAAGATAATTCTCAGCATCTAGTTGAAGGTTCTGACCCTAAACTAGAAGAGCAGATTAGCAATTTGGAGGAAACGTTAATTAAACATGTGATCTTGGATGAATTTGTGAAGCAGTATGTGTTCACTGTTGAAGCCAAAAAGGGTGAACTTATAGATCTGTGTGAAGACTTGAGGCAGGAAGGGACCACCATTAAAACCAAGAACTTCGAGCTCACAGAAAAGCTATGCAACTCTGAATCACGAATCAGTGCATTGCAGGCAGAAGTGGATGAACTACAACAGCTTGAAACAATTTACAGAAAGCTGGATACATCTATTGGTTTGATTGAAACCAGTGTTGATCAAAATATAAGTACTCGTGTGGCTACTTCTGTTAACCAAGCTCTTGCAGTGATCCACGATCTTCATGGAAAGCTTGAAGATGCTCTTAGGAAACACGACATGCTTTCTGATTCTTACAAGGAAATGACTGAAAAGGTTAAAGATTTGGAGGGGAGAAATGAATTGGCTTCGTATGTGATACATAAAGTGTTTGATAACCTTCAGAAAATCGTGGATGATATAGGCCCGTTTACTCAAGAAAATGAAGATGATACTACAAAGGAGGAGTTGGATCATCTTGAAATCAGCAACTATGACATCTTTATTGAGAAGTTGATAATGATGCTTCATGAGAGAGCCCAGCTTGAATCCAAGAATAGAGAATACAACGTGGAGTTGTTGCGGAAAATGAAAGATTTGGAAGAATTAAATAAAAGGTGTGTTGGTCCAGATGTTATTGTCAAGTTGTTTGAAGATATTCAGTCTTCAGTTACACTAGATGACATTGAGATCAAACCAGATGAACCTGCATCTTCTTTAGAGTCTTTAATTCATTCTCTCGTAAAGAATTTGAAGACTAATGAAATGAGATCAATCGATATGCAGAATGAGTTAGACCATTTAACTTTCTCAATCGTTTCTTATGAAATTGAAAGTCACATTCTAAAGGGAAGTTTGATGAGTGCAATGGAGCAGCTTGTTACTGTTCAATCTGAAGTACAATCAAAAGAAAAAGAGCTCCATCAGTCTGAACAACGTGTATCTGCCCTGAGGGAAAAGCTACACATCGCTGTTACAAAAGGGAAAGGTCTTATTCAACAACGTGACACTTTGAAACAAAATCTTACAGCAACATCCAGTGAATTGGATAAATGCTTGCACGAGTTACAGTTGAAAGATGCTACACTTCAGGAAACTGAAACAAAATTAAAAAATTACTCTGAAGCTGGTGAACGTATGGAAGCTCTTGAATCGGAGTTATCGTACATTCGGAATTCAGCTACTGCATTGCGAGAGTCGTTTCTTTTGAAAGATTCTGTTCTTCAGAGAATAGAAGAGATCTTAGAAGATTTGGATCTTCCAGAAGATTTCCATGTGAGAGATATCATCGAGAAAATTGATTGGTTAGCAAAATCAGTATCTCAGAACCCGTTTCCTGTTAGTAATTCAGATCAAACGGGTTCAATTCCAATTGAGAGAACTCGTTCATATCCTGGATCTGTTTCCCGGGCTTTGGATGGTTGGAGGGAAGATCTAGAACCAACTGTAAGTTCAGATGATGAATTGAGAAGAAATTATGAAGAACTCCAAAATAAGTTCTATGAGTTGGCTGAGCAAAATGAGATGTTAGAGCAATCATTAATGGAGAGAAATAACCTAGTAATACGGTGGGAAGAAGTTTTGGATAAGATAAATATGCCTCAACAGTTGCGATCACTAGACCCAGAAGATAGAATCGAGTGGTTAAGAGTCGCTCTGTTGGAGGCAAATGACCGTTGTGACCTTCTTCAGCAAGATATTCATGATTTGGAAAAGACCCGGGAAACATCGGCTGCTGATCTTGAAGAAAGTCAAAGAAGATTAGTTGACCTTGACTCAGCTGTAAAGTCAACTACTGATGAACGGGAACAGCTATTTGCTAGTTTGGAGGTTAGAAATCAAGATTATGATAAAATCTGCGAGAAAGTTGCATTATACGAAACTGAGATTGATAAGCTGAAAAATGAAGTTGGTGCATTGCAACTAAAATTGGATGAGAAGCTTTCTAATGAAGTTGCATCATACCAAACCGAGATTGGTAAGCTTGAAAATGAAGTTAGTGAATTGCAACTAAGATTGGATGAGAAGCATGCGGATAAGGAGCATATGGACCATCTTAATGGTGAAATTAGGCGGTTACAGAATCTAGTTAAGAACATGCTTCAAGTTCCACAAACAGAAGCTCCTGATTCTAATTCAAATGATATTCAGTTCCTGGAAGGATTACTAAATGAGCTTGCAGAAAAGCACATCACTGAAACAACTCGGTTGACTCATGGAGAAAGAAGCGTTGACCTGTCAAACATGAACGAGGAGTTGGGAAAAAAGCTGGAGGAGGTTGAAGGTGATTTAGCCCGagtgaaggatgaaagagataaaCATGTGGAAAAAAGTCAGTCTTTAGTTCTGGAAATTGAATCATTACAGATAAAAAATAAAGAAATGCAGAACTCACTGGTTCAGGAAGAGCAGAAAACTGCTGCAGTTAAAGAAAAGTTAAATGTTGCAGTTAGAAAGGGCAAGTCTTTGGTTCAAGTACGTGACAGTATGAAGCAAACAATCAGTGATTTGACTTCTCAGGTTGAGCGTTTGACTGCGGAGATTAAAGTTCGTGAGAATACAATTTTGGAGTTTCAGCAGAAAATGAAGGATTTATTTACTTCACAAGAATTGGTGGAAACTAAAGAGTCTGAAATTCAGTTCTTGAAAAACCGCCTAGAAGAAGCAAACGGTGAGCTGCAGGATAAAACTAACACATTGAGCATGATATTAAGGGCTTTGGGGGAGATTGATCTTGGGGTTGACTTTAAAACAAATGACCCTTTTGAGAAAATGAAACAAATTGTCAAAGTATTGCAAGATTTGGAAGATGCCATGTCATCTTCTGAACAAGATTCAAGAAAATCGAAAAGAGCTGCTGAACTACTCCTTGCAGAGTTGAATGAGGTACAGGAGAGAAATGAAGACCTTCTTGAGGAGCTATCCAAAATCACCATGGAAAGGGATTCGGTAGAGGCTGCTAATCGTGAATCTCTCACACGTATTGAGCAGTTATCTGCTCTTCATTTGGAGGAAAGAAATAGCCAGTTTACTGAACTTATGAACTTGAAAGCTAGTTTAGACCAATTGAGACCTGGATTAAGCAAAATCTATAACATCATTAGTGATGTTTTGCCCAAAGACTTGGACCACCTATACAATCTCGAAGCCAGTATCAACTCGTTGTTGGAGTCAAGTGATGCTTCTAATGTGGGTGGCCAAACTTTAAGTAGTTCTCATGGTGGCATCAGCTTAAGGCCAGAGTTCAAG GTCAGCAAAACAGAAGAGCTACACAAAGACAACCAGATAATTGATTCATGGAGGTTTATTGGTAGCCACATGCAAGATTTAATGAATAATGTCAATGTTTGTGAAGAAAAGTTGCAGAGCTACTCAAAGTTTTTACATGAAAAGATTGTTGATTTATCTGAGACAATGTCAGCTCTTCATCAAGAAGTAACTTCTCATAAATATTCCATTGAATCTGCAAAGGAAGAGATTGCTTGGTTAGAGTCCAATGGTAAACAGAACGAGACAGAAAATGTAATGTTACATAAATATATATCAATTCTGTATGAAGCTTGCAAAAATTCAGTTCTAGAAATTGAGAAAAGTAAAGGCCAAATAGTGGCAAATGATTCTTTGGGTCACGATATTTTTAGTGGTGAAACTCTTACTGTATCTGAAGAGCGTATCACGAGTATGGTGAACAGATTATTGTCACTTGTGAAGGAATTTCATAGTGTTCAATCTGAGAATCTTGAAGTCAACTTGAAGGAAATGAAAGCTACAATCTCTAACTTACAAAGAGAACTCACAGAAAAAGATGTTCAGAAAGATAGAATGTGTGTGGATCTTGTGGGCCAGATAAAGCGGGCTGAAGCAGCTGCTATGAGCCACTTGCAAGAACTTGAAACTTCAAAGACTCAGATAAACGATTTAAACGGGCAGTGTAAGGTTCTGGAACAACGGGTCAAAGAGCTAGAAGGCCAAGAAATCATATTGGTTGACTTGCATGAGAAAGTCAAATCACTTACAGATGCTTTGACAGCAAAAGAACAAG AAAATGAAGCTTTATTGCAGGCACTTGATGAAGAGGAAGGCCAAATGGATGACTTAACAAACAAAATCACTGAATTAGAAAAAAGTGTGCAGCAGAAGAATCTTGACTTGGATAATTCTGAAGCTGCTCGTAGCAAAGCTTTAAAGAAGCTTTCTGTAACCGTGAGCAAGTTCGATGAACTTCATCATCTATCTGAAACCCTAGTTTCTGAGGTTGATAAGCTTCAATCTCAGCTTCAGGAACGGGATTCTGAAATCTCGTTTTTGAGAGATGAAATCACCCGCTGCACCAGTGATTCTTTACAAGCACTTGAAACTGACAAAAGGGATTTGACTGAGATCCAAGACATCTTGACTTGGTTAGATTCAATGGTTTCTGGAGTAGAAATGAATAACACGCGTCTTGATGGTAACAAAATTGATCAGGTTGATGAATGTAAAGAAGTACTCAAGAAGCAAATAACATCTATCATCTCAGATTTAATAGATTTAAGACAAGTGGCACAAAGCAAAGATGATCTGTTGCGTATAGAGAGGAGCAAAGTTGATGAATTGATACGTAAAAGAGATCATCTTGAAAGTTCTTTAAGGGAAAAGCAATCTAGATTGAGTTTGCACGAAAAAGATGGTGATTCTGCACAAGGGACATCAACGGGCTCTGAAATCGTTGAAGTTGAATCTGTG ATAAATAAATGGCCTATGCAAGGGACATCCATGGCACCTCAAGTTCGTAGTTTGCGAAAAGTAAATAACGATCAGCTTGCTATTTCAATAGATGATATGGATTCTGATGATAAGGATAAGTTagaagatgacgatgatgataaag CTCATGGTTTCAAGTCTCTTACTACATCAAAACTTGTTCCAAGATTCACCAGACCCGTTACAGACTTTGTTGATGGCTTGtg GGTTTCATGCGATAGAACATTAATGCGGCAGCCTGCTCTGAGGCTGAGTCTTATTCTTTATTGGGCTCTGATGCATGCACTTCTTGCGGTTTTTGTAGTTTGA